A genomic segment from Nicotiana tabacum cultivar K326 chromosome 7, ASM71507v2, whole genome shotgun sequence encodes:
- the LOC107813819 gene encoding uncharacterized protein LOC107813819, with the protein MTSNIAKSLNAVTKYARELLIVEILEYMRTLLERWMKETLLKAKGTFTYLGYKFNKELDDNRTLSHKLRVRASTDYIHTVIDGVRRYIVCLEKKKCSCGQFQLDELPCPHVLAALRQRDESF; encoded by the exons ATGACATCAAACATTGCAAAGTCGTTGAATGCTGTAACAAAATATGCAAGAGAGCTGCTGATAGTAGAAATATTAGAGTATATGAGGACCCTTCTTGAACGTTGGATGAAAGAAACATTATTGAAAGCAAAGGGTACATTCACATACCTTGGATACAAATTCAACAAAGAGTTAGATGACAACAGAACATTGTCACACAAGCTTAGA gtgagggcttcaacaGACTACATCCATACAGTAATAGATGGTGTGAGGCGCTATATTGTTTGTCTTGAAAAGAAGAAATGTAGTTGTGGGCAATTCCAGCTTGATGAACTACCTTGTCCACATGTTTTGGCTGCTTTAAGACAAAGGGATGAGTCTTTTTAA
- the LOC142162346 gene encoding uncharacterized protein LOC142162346, with product MGCLDSRHYVTLAFLAKLKRLSPNDLKLFKKTCFGYLLSFPNLCMQNQDIHFLMKYELKSSDASYFTAELKGERLNFGLREFVVITGLRCHTEVTDFGYTPSYISKIMSSYFPNKVKVEKTCLKQIVTTKSWINYEDAVKLCILYLIEYFICPSEKDHIGLNPFVHSYLIRGFPLAMQVWLYECCSSVNIDIATKISNSIPRILNWSAAKGQIWLAAIEDKMINPEWMKFTNINESPEELSVMSLPDKVEYTIEEVEHVSENPKVDAPPLEPKESIAKEEKESILRKIKKLKRGIEKVDEKLEKFRKDLFEELGSLRDLIKDSVKAVLQVINNPNDQVDAKFAGSSTKNTNQPKDKNNQQFQFNSGETVQVSPSKIEHVECAHGEENHPARVDLYTHFEGTVDEENAEREDMHAQSPIHGVIVATQIEQQNLDDDNVGEKAEYVNVGDSEESEGEKKEVTLDDFELPDNFSHSGGSISVGPQIFHLKHPFTSVIGQNVDPELLDQFHKWLYNGTDTGPKRRKAPYSIKDNQIKPWLDLGVEKVDKKEWFFSLAHPGQVLNDSYINIIMYYLRKKGKYDPYNNTIFTTTDCVFKTRIDQIYEKFKNSPQEKKFSIVKLQDVVAEYILGYRLLTNVAWDEVDYVIMPINIVEKFHWVLVVFDIAERCLYAYDSMVSSHNHSIVESCADKFSIIILLYLSCTGFYGKRKNINFKNTKTYIEKPVTDLLNIQWIIGEIPQQKEGSLDCGVFVAAFAEYVSIGELSIPTEDFSDIDQHCRCYGALLWDYARKKQEIGAISDSEVTCKFARRKGAPTLNEKTRVQRKKK from the exons ATGGGGTGCTTAGATTCCAGACATTATGTGACCCTAGCATTCCTAGCCAAATTAAAACGCTTGTCTCCAAATGATTTAAAGTTGTTCAAGAAGACATGCTTTGGTTATTTACTGTCATTTCCcaatttatgcatgcaaaatcaagatatTCATTTTCTTATGAAGTATGAATTGAAATCATCTGATGCTTCCTATTTTACAGCTGAGTTAAAAGGTGAGAGGTTAAATTTTGGATTGAGAGAGTTTGTAGTAATAACTGGTCTTAGATGTCATACTGAGGTGACAGACTTTGGTTACACTCCTAGTTATATCAGTAAGATAATGAGCAGTTACTTTCCAAACAAGGTAAAAGTGGAGAAGACATGCCTAAAACAGATAGTAACCACCAAAAGCTGGATCAATTATGAGGATGCAGTCAAGTTATGTATTCTATATCTCATAGAATACTTCATTTGTCCTTCAGAGAAAGACCATATTGG GCTAAATCCTTTCGTTCATTCTTATCTCATTCGAGGATTCCCACTAGCCATGCAAGTATGGTTGTATGAGTGTTGCTCATCCGTCAACATTGATATAGCTACAAAGATTTCTAATTCAATCCCTCGCATACTAAATTGGTCAGCTGCTAAGGGTCAAATTTGGTTAGCTGCAATTGAAGACAAAATGATCAATCCTGAATGGATGAAG TTCACCAACATAAATGAATCACCTGAAGAGCTTTCAGTGATGTCTTTGCCTGATAAAGTTGAGTACACAATTGAAGAGGTTGAACATGTTTCTGAGAATCCAAAAGTTGATGCTCCTCCATTGGAACCCAAAGAATCAATTGCAAAAGAGGAAAAGGAGTCTATTCTTCgtaaaataaaaaagttaaaaagagGTATTGAGAAG GTCGATGAAAAGCTTGAAAAATTTAGGAAAGATTTATTTGAAGAACTAGGTAGCCTTCGAGACCTAATAAAGGATTCAGTCAAGGCTGTTTTGCAGGTGATAAACAATCCAAATGATCAAGTTGATGCAAAG TTTGCTGGGAGTTCAACAAAAAATACTAACCAACCAAAAGATAAGAACAATCAACAATTTCAGTTCAATAGTGGTGAAACAGTGCAAGTCAGCCCCAGCAAAATAG AACATGTTGAATGTGCACATGGTGAAGAAAATCATCCAGCACGTGTTGATTTATATACACATTTTGAAGGGACTGTTGATGAAGAGAATGCAG AGAGGGAAGATATGCATGCACAATCTCCAATTCACGGAGTGATAGTAGCAACTCAAATAGAACAGCAGAATCTAGATGATGACAATGTAGGTGAAAAGGCAGAGTATGTGAATGTAGGTGATTCAGAAGAATCCGAAGGTGAGAAGAAGGAGGTTACGCTTGATGATTTCGAGCTGCCTGATAACTTCTCCCA TTCTGGTGGCAGCATCTCGGTTGGACCTCAAATATTTCACCTCAAGCACCCGTTTACTAGTGTTATTGGTCAAAATGTAGACCCTGAGTTgttggatcaattccacaagtGGTTATACAACGGTACCGACACAGGTCCAAAGAG GAGGAAGGCTCCGTATTCTATAAAGGACAACCAAATTAAGCCATGGTTGGATCTTGGAGTTGAAAAGGTTGACAAGAAGGAGTGGTTCTTTTCTCTTGCACACCCAGGACAAGTCCTTAATGACTCA TACATTAATATTATAATGTATTACTTGAGAAAAAAAGGCAAGTATGACCCCTACAACAACACCATATTTACTACAACAGATTGTGTGTTCAAGACTAGGATTGATCAGATTTATGAAAAGTTCAAAAATTCTCCTCAAGAAAAGAAGTTTTCTATTGTCAAACTCCAGGATGTTGTAGCAGAATATATATTGGGCTATAGACTACTTACAAATGTTGCATGGGATGAAGTAGACTATGTCATCATGCCCATCAACATTGTAGAAAAATTTCACTGGGTGTTGGTTGTTTTTGACATTGCAGAAAGGTGTCTTTATGCGTATGATTCCATGGTCTCTTCACACAATCACTCTATTGTTGAATCTTGTGCCGACAAGTTTTCTATTATTATCCTTTTGTATTTGTCATGCACCGGGTTTTATGGGAAGcgtaaaaatatcaacttcaagaatacaaAAACATACATTGAGAAACCTGTTACCGACCTTCTTAACATTCAGTGGATCATCGGAGAGATACCACAGCAAAAGGAAGGATCACT cgattgtggtgtatttgtTGCTGCCTTTGCAGAGTATGTTAgtattggagaattatcaattccGACAGAAGATTTTTCTGATATTGACCAACACTGTAGATGCTATGGAGCGCTGCTTTGGGATTAtgctagaaagaagcaagagattGGGGCAATTAGTGATAGTGAGGTGACATGCAAATTTGCAAGAAGGAAAGGTGCACCAACTTTGAATGAGAAAACAAGAGTCCAGAGGAAGAAGAAGTAA